A single Polynucleobacter acidiphobus DNA region contains:
- the pseB gene encoding UDP-N-acetylglucosamine 4,6-dehydratase (inverting) — MLKNSIVLITGGTGSFGNTFVPMTLAKYSPKKIIIFSRDEMKQWDMAKKFQGDSRVRFFIGDVRDKERLYRALDSVDYVVHAAATKIVPTAEYNPFECIKTNVNGAMNLIDACIDKGVKGVVALSTDKASSPINLYGATKLTSDKLFVAGNAYSGEHGTRFSVVRYGNVMGSRGSVIPFFLSIRDKGVLPITDERMTRFMISLEQGVELVWHAFEDMVGGEIYVKKIPSMKVTDLARVVAPECKQELVGIRPGEKLHEQMIGAEDAYYTFEYPEHFKILPTINNWGSSPERIKDGKKVPEGFVYSSDNNAVWMAESQLQAWIETNREKIGRI, encoded by the coding sequence ATGCTCAAAAACTCAATTGTCCTTATTACTGGAGGAACAGGCTCTTTTGGTAATACCTTTGTGCCCATGACGCTGGCCAAATACAGTCCAAAAAAAATAATTATCTTCTCGCGTGACGAGATGAAACAATGGGATATGGCAAAAAAGTTCCAGGGTGATAGCCGTGTACGCTTTTTTATTGGCGATGTTCGAGACAAAGAGCGCCTGTACCGCGCCTTGGACAGTGTGGACTACGTTGTTCATGCAGCCGCCACCAAAATTGTGCCTACAGCTGAATATAATCCTTTTGAGTGCATCAAAACTAACGTCAACGGTGCCATGAATCTTATCGACGCTTGTATCGACAAAGGCGTCAAAGGCGTGGTAGCGTTATCTACCGACAAGGCTAGCAGCCCCATTAACCTTTACGGCGCCACTAAGCTCACGTCTGACAAACTGTTTGTCGCTGGCAACGCCTACTCCGGCGAGCATGGCACCCGTTTTTCTGTTGTGCGTTATGGTAATGTCATGGGTTCACGTGGTTCGGTCATTCCGTTTTTCTTGTCCATTCGCGACAAAGGCGTGCTCCCCATTACCGACGAACGTATGACTCGCTTCATGATTTCTTTGGAGCAAGGGGTAGAGTTGGTTTGGCACGCTTTCGAAGATATGGTTGGTGGCGAAATATACGTCAAGAAAATTCCGTCCATGAAGGTGACTGACCTGGCACGTGTTGTTGCCCCCGAATGCAAGCAAGAATTAGTCGGCATTCGGCCAGGCGAAAAACTGCATGAGCAGATGATCGGCGCCGAAGACGCATACTATACGTTTGAGTACCCTGAGCATTTCAAAATTCTTCCCACCATCAACAATTGGGGCAGCAGCCCCGAGCGAATCAAAGATGGAAAAAAAGTGCCCGAGGGCTTTGTCTACTCTAGCGACAACAATGCCGTTTGGATGGCTGAATCTCAGTTACAAGCTTGGATTGAAACCAACCGCGAAAAAATTGGGAGAATTTGA
- the pseG gene encoding UDP-2,4-diacetamido-2,4,6-trideoxy-beta-L-altropyranose hydrolase, protein MHITFRADASLQIGTGHVMRCLTLADALRERGAICSFVCRPHQGHLMALINQRGYRVLALPKLLEGSELNPNGTAHAHWLCTDWTTDAQDTQQALAADTGDQPVDWLVVDHYALDARWEKTLRPQAKCIMVIDDLADRPHVCDLLLDQNLGRKDEDYIGLLNGKPVTLIGPQYALLRPEFAAMRAQSLERRQSPHLRRLLITMGGVDKDNATGQVLAALQSCNLPADLSLTVVMGLHAPWLVQVRAQATQMPWYTEVLVGVDNMAQLMAECDLAIGASGSTSWERCCLGVPTIQIALTQNQVAIGQALSNSGAALAVKGNAIAQTLPNLVRTVANADKLSAISLASSSITQGKGTLLVSDFMKRVYENHNIVQ, encoded by the coding sequence ATGCACATTACCTTTCGTGCCGACGCTTCGCTGCAAATTGGTACGGGCCATGTTATGCGCTGCCTGACCTTAGCCGACGCGCTGCGTGAGCGCGGGGCAATCTGTAGCTTTGTGTGCCGCCCGCATCAGGGACACTTGATGGCACTGATTAACCAGCGCGGCTATCGCGTCTTAGCATTGCCTAAGCTTCTAGAGGGCTCCGAGCTCAACCCGAACGGCACAGCGCATGCCCACTGGCTGTGCACGGACTGGACTACGGATGCGCAAGACACCCAACAAGCGTTAGCTGCGGACACGGGCGACCAGCCTGTGGACTGGCTAGTGGTGGATCACTACGCCTTGGATGCACGTTGGGAAAAAACGCTGCGCCCACAAGCCAAATGCATAATGGTCATAGATGATTTAGCCGATAGGCCGCACGTTTGCGACCTCTTGCTTGACCAGAACCTGGGCCGGAAAGACGAGGATTATATCGGCTTGCTCAATGGGAAACCCGTAACTTTGATTGGCCCGCAATACGCGCTGCTGCGCCCCGAGTTTGCGGCGATGCGAGCACAAAGCCTAGAGCGGCGCCAGAGCCCTCACCTGCGTCGTTTGCTCATTACTATGGGCGGAGTAGATAAAGATAATGCTACCGGTCAAGTGCTGGCGGCGCTGCAAAGCTGCAACTTGCCTGCTGACTTGAGCTTGACTGTGGTTATGGGGCTACATGCGCCATGGCTAGTTCAAGTGCGAGCACAGGCAACACAAATGCCTTGGTACACCGAAGTGTTGGTGGGGGTGGATAACATGGCTCAACTGATGGCTGAGTGTGACTTGGCTATTGGCGCGTCGGGCAGTACCTCTTGGGAGCGGTGTTGCCTGGGCGTGCCGACCATTCAGATTGCACTGACCCAAAATCAAGTAGCTATTGGGCAGGCGCTAAGTAATTCCGGCGCAGCTCTCGCGGTAAAAGGTAATGCCATTGCGCAAACGCTCCCAAATCTTGTTCGCACTGTGGCAAATGCGGACAAGCTTTCCGCTATATCTTTGGCATCAAGTTCGATTACGCAGGGCAAGGGTACATTACTTGTATCCGACTTCATGAAAAGAGTATATGAAAATCACAATATTGTGCAGTGA
- a CDS encoding IS3 family transposase (programmed frameshift), producing MKRSKFTDSQIMDALKRVDAGLGVPDVCRELGISSATFYKWRAKYGGMDTSMMARMKELEAENARLKKMYIEEKLKAEIVTEALGKKVVRPSHRREMAQRAVRDKAIPIRLACEAFRVSESCYRYEAKSNAENEQIANWLIRLTDNNRSWGFGLCYLHLRNVKNFKWNHKRIYRIYRELELNLRIKPRKRLVRDKPDALVVPLGINQVWSMDFMHDQLQDGRSIRLFNVIDDFNREALGIEVDFSLPSERVIRALDQIIAWRGKPAVIRADNGPELVSGRLMEWAAKHQIHITHIQPGKPQQNAYVERFNRTVRYEWLSQHYWQSVDEVQEFATEWMYKYNHQRPNMALGGITPKQRLAMVA from the exons ATGAAGCGTTCTAAATTTACCGATAGCCAAATCATGGATGCCCTTAAACGGGTTGATGCTGGCTTGGGTGTTCCTGATGTTTGCCGAGAGCTCGGCATTAGCTCTGCCACCTTTTACAAGTGGCGCGCCAAGTATGGCGGCATGGATACCTCGATGATGGCTCGCATGAAGGAGCTTGAAGCAGAGAACGCCCGCTTAAAGAAGATGTATATCGAAGAGAAGCTTAAGGCGGAGATCGTGACCGAAGCCCTCG GCAAAAAAGTGGTGAGGCCATCTCACAGACGTGAGATGGCCCAGCGGGCAGTCAGAGATAAAGCAATCCCCATTCGTTTGGCTTGCGAAGCTTTTAGGGTTAGCGAGTCTTGCTATCGCTATGAGGCCAAGAGTAATGCCGAGAACGAGCAGATTGCCAACTGGCTGATCCGATTGACGGATAACAACCGCAGCTGGGGCTTTGGGCTGTGCTATTTGCACCTTCGCAATGTCAAGAACTTCAAATGGAACCACAAACGCATTTACCGGATTTACCGGGAGTTAGAACTGAACCTGCGCATCAAACCCCGCAAGCGTTTGGTACGGGATAAGCCCGATGCCTTGGTGGTGCCGCTCGGTATCAACCAGGTGTGGTCGATGGATTTTATGCATGACCAGTTACAAGATGGCAGATCCATCCGCCTCTTTAACGTGATTGACGACTTTAACCGGGAAGCTTTGGGCATTGAGGTGGACTTCTCGCTGCCATCCGAGCGCGTAATCCGCGCTTTAGATCAGATCATTGCTTGGCGCGGTAAGCCTGCCGTTATACGAGCGGACAACGGGCCAGAACTGGTGAGCGGCAGACTGATGGAATGGGCAGCCAAACATCAGATCCATATTACCCATATCCAACCCGGTAAACCACAGCAAAATGCGTATGTCGAGCGCTTTAATCGCACCGTGAGGTATGAATGGCTATCGCAGCATTATTGGCAAAGCGTAGATGAAGTTCAAGAGTTTGCAACAGAGTGGATGTATAAATATAACCATCAACGTCCAAATATGGCATTGGGCGGTATTACCCCGAAACAGCGACTAGCCATGGTTGCTTAA
- a CDS encoding formyltransferase family protein: MKITILCSDPQHPINSYIQRWVEAQVGMHEIDIVQKKSQLRGGDILFLISCSEIINASDRAQYDACLVLHASDLPKGRGWSPHIWALVQGAEMITLSMLEAEDKVDSGRIWHKMHISVPKHALWDEVNHLLFTAEVDMIQYAIQNYALVTPQDHMETDQATYYSKRTPQDSRIDPYKSIQEQFDLIRVCDPNRFPAYFEYLGQRYILKLEKSNEK; encoded by the coding sequence ATGAAAATCACAATATTGTGCAGTGACCCACAGCACCCTATAAATTCATACATCCAACGCTGGGTAGAAGCGCAAGTGGGTATGCATGAGATCGATATCGTTCAGAAGAAATCACAGCTGCGCGGTGGGGATATTTTGTTTTTGATTTCTTGTTCGGAAATTATCAACGCAAGTGATCGGGCCCAATATGATGCTTGCCTTGTGCTGCACGCTAGCGATCTACCCAAAGGCAGAGGTTGGAGCCCCCACATTTGGGCGCTAGTGCAAGGTGCAGAAATGATTACCTTATCCATGCTTGAAGCAGAAGACAAGGTTGACAGTGGTCGCATTTGGCACAAAATGCATATTAGCGTACCAAAGCACGCCTTATGGGACGAAGTTAATCACTTATTATTTACTGCTGAAGTGGACATGATTCAGTATGCGATTCAAAACTACGCACTGGTAACACCACAAGATCATATGGAAACGGACCAAGCGACCTATTACTCTAAACGCACCCCGCAAGACAGCCGGATTGATCCATACAAAAGCATTCAAGAGCAATTTGACTTGATACGTGTGTGCGATCCGAACCGATTCCCTGCCTATTTTGAATACCTGGGCCAACGTTATATCTTGAAGCTGGAGAAATCCAATGAGAAATGA
- a CDS encoding class I SAM-dependent methyltransferase — protein MSKVNIHIQKNTPQFIKYYEDPKSKLIELIREYKFKSAIEIGCGGGSNLSELKKINPNCFTVGIELRPDLQEKLKRNDSVNEFYIGDVFELLPILDRSFDVIILSHVLEHFSDPENLLNACKKLATKNTIFLIALPNIRHISVLAPLIFSDQFEYKSAGILDITHLRFFTRKTAEILIESCGLHIMNCNPEISNRKSGFVNRMTLGLMSGFCAHAYNFICKMKV, from the coding sequence ATGAGCAAAGTAAACATCCATATTCAGAAAAACACTCCTCAATTCATAAAATATTATGAGGATCCAAAATCAAAACTTATTGAATTGATAAGGGAGTATAAATTTAAATCAGCAATTGAAATCGGATGTGGAGGTGGCAGTAATCTTTCAGAGCTAAAAAAAATTAACCCAAATTGTTTTACTGTTGGTATTGAGCTTCGCCCTGATCTCCAGGAAAAGCTTAAGAGGAATGATTCCGTAAATGAATTTTATATAGGTGACGTATTTGAATTACTTCCAATTCTAGATCGATCTTTTGATGTGATAATTTTAAGTCACGTACTTGAGCATTTCAGTGATCCTGAAAATTTGTTAAATGCATGTAAAAAGTTAGCAACCAAAAATACAATTTTTTTGATTGCATTACCAAATATCCGTCATATTTCAGTTTTAGCTCCATTGATTTTTTCTGATCAATTTGAGTATAAGTCTGCAGGAATATTGGATATTACGCACCTTCGATTTTTTACAAGAAAAACTGCTGAAATTTTAATAGAAAGTTGTGGTCTACATATTATGAATTGTAATCCAGAAATAAGTAATCGAAAGTCGGGCTTTGTGAACAGAATGACACTCGGATTAATGTCTGGGTTTTGTGCTCATGCATATAATTTTATATGCAAAATGAAAGTGTAA
- a CDS encoding class I SAM-dependent DNA methyltransferase produces MIGIRTALKKFKFNYWQSGEVARRYHEATKSTSDYTSKITDEYLNILVTKLTRKSKILDLGCGTGAITRRLINYGHDVTAVDISLQMLEQLKASCQHETLKTIQGDIFALEALVEHGSFDAVATRWVIPHFPNWIAILPKVVDVLKPGGYFLFDIGSDDNYTIAQERFELDKHIFGYNDDNTKLGKNFYASSGIKELNSIANFANFEVVSINTFGFFRQNAIIASAARGYGFETYKEEFAKHYENPDVKKFVDWFDSLITPGFPYGMVNTLGVLLKKNPK; encoded by the coding sequence ATGATTGGAATAAGAACCGCATTAAAAAAGTTTAAATTTAATTATTGGCAATCTGGCGAGGTTGCGAGAAGATATCACGAAGCAACAAAATCAACTTCTGACTACACATCTAAAATAACCGATGAATATTTAAACATATTAGTGACGAAATTGACTAGAAAATCAAAGATATTAGATCTTGGTTGCGGTACTGGAGCGATAACTCGTCGACTAATTAATTATGGTCATGATGTAACTGCAGTCGATATAAGTTTGCAAATGCTTGAGCAATTAAAGGCTAGTTGTCAGCATGAAACACTTAAGACTATTCAGGGGGATATATTCGCTCTCGAGGCTTTGGTCGAGCATGGTTCGTTTGATGCAGTGGCTACAAGATGGGTAATACCGCATTTCCCGAACTGGATTGCAATACTGCCGAAAGTGGTCGATGTTCTAAAGCCTGGTGGATATTTTCTATTCGATATAGGAAGTGATGATAACTATACAATTGCTCAAGAAAGGTTTGAATTAGACAAGCATATATTTGGCTACAATGACGATAACACAAAATTAGGTAAAAACTTTTACGCGAGTTCGGGAATCAAAGAATTAAATAGTATTGCGAATTTTGCTAACTTTGAGGTGGTATCAATAAATACTTTTGGTTTTTTTAGACAAAATGCAATCATCGCATCAGCTGCTAGAGGTTATGGTTTCGAAACGTATAAAGAAGAATTTGCCAAGCACTACGAGAACCCTGATGTGAAGAAATTTGTAGATTGGTTTGATAGCCTTATAACGCCTGGATTTCCATACGGAATGGTTAATACCCTTGGAGTCTTGCTTAAAAAGAATCCTAAATGA
- the pseC gene encoding UDP-4-amino-4,6-dideoxy-N-acetyl-beta-L-altrosamine transaminase produces MIPYGSQDISQADIDAVVAALQSDFLTQGPQVPLFEQTVASHVGAKHALAVNSATSALHIACLALGLGPGDWLWTTPVTFVASANCGLYCGAQVDFVDIDPRTYNLCPKALESKLLAAQKSDKLPKVVVAVHLSGQPCDMTAIRVLGQKYGFKIIEDASHAIGGKYKGEPIGNGRYSDITVFSFHPVKIITTAEGGMALTNSDELAVHMGLLRSHGITRDTAQMTHAPDGPWYYQQIGLGFNYRMTELQAALGLSQMQRLDIFVARRHQLAQRYDQLLAALPVTTPWQQTDSYSGLHLYIIRLKLDKICKTHRQVFESLREQGIGVNLHYIPIHTQPYYQRMGYKMGDYPQAEKYYAEAISLPMYHTLSYIQQDQVVAALQRALAV; encoded by the coding sequence GTGATTCCTTATGGTAGCCAGGATATCAGCCAAGCTGACATTGATGCGGTCGTGGCTGCACTGCAGTCAGATTTTCTGACTCAAGGCCCTCAAGTGCCCCTGTTTGAACAAACCGTAGCTAGTCACGTTGGCGCCAAACATGCGCTTGCAGTCAACAGTGCCACCTCTGCTTTACACATAGCCTGTCTGGCGCTGGGTCTTGGCCCTGGTGACTGGCTCTGGACTACCCCTGTAACTTTTGTGGCCTCGGCCAACTGTGGCTTGTACTGTGGCGCCCAAGTGGACTTTGTTGACATAGATCCACGTACCTACAACCTATGCCCCAAAGCTTTAGAGTCCAAATTGCTTGCCGCCCAAAAATCAGACAAACTGCCCAAGGTGGTGGTGGCAGTGCATCTGTCTGGCCAGCCTTGCGACATGACAGCCATCCGCGTGTTGGGCCAAAAGTATGGCTTCAAAATTATTGAAGACGCCTCGCACGCAATTGGCGGGAAATACAAAGGCGAACCTATTGGTAATGGTCGCTACAGCGATATTACGGTATTTAGTTTTCACCCGGTCAAAATTATCACCACCGCCGAAGGAGGTATGGCCCTAACTAATAGTGATGAGTTGGCAGTACATATGGGATTGCTGCGCAGCCACGGCATTACTCGCGACACAGCACAAATGACACACGCACCAGACGGCCCCTGGTACTACCAGCAAATTGGTTTGGGCTTTAACTACCGAATGACCGAATTGCAAGCAGCTCTGGGTTTGAGCCAAATGCAGCGGCTCGACATCTTCGTGGCCCGCCGTCACCAACTGGCCCAGCGCTATGACCAACTACTTGCCGCTTTACCGGTAACCACACCTTGGCAGCAAACGGACAGCTATTCGGGGTTACACCTCTATATTATCCGCTTGAAGTTGGACAAGATCTGCAAAACCCACCGCCAGGTTTTTGAATCACTCCGCGAGCAAGGTATTGGCGTTAATTTGCACTACATTCCAATACACACCCAGCCCTACTACCAGCGAATGGGTTACAAAATGGGTGATTATCCACAGGCCGAAAAGTATTATGCTGAGGCCATCAGCCTGCCTATGTATCACACTCTGAGCTATATCCAGCAAGACCAGGTGGTGGCCGCACTGCAGCGAGCCCTGGCCGTATGA
- the pseF gene encoding pseudaminic acid cytidylyltransferase — MRLAIIPARGGSKRIPRKNIKYFCGNPIIAWSIAAAQQSGCFDRIIVSTDDAEIAKIAQAHGAESPFVRPSELSDDYTGTIPVIAHAVAWQNANGQAVTQACCIYATAPFVQAQDLQRGLNVLKTSGAQYAFSVTSYTFPIQRAIRITSEQRVAMFQPEHFTTRSQDLEEAWHDAGQFYWGEASAWLACKSLFSEDAAPVYLPRHRVQDIDTPEDWQRAEWLFMAMQHQQGLA, encoded by the coding sequence ATGAGACTGGCTATTATTCCAGCCCGAGGCGGTAGCAAGCGTATACCGCGCAAAAACATCAAGTACTTTTGCGGCAACCCTATAATCGCCTGGTCCATTGCCGCTGCGCAGCAAAGTGGGTGTTTTGACCGCATCATCGTTAGCACCGATGACGCCGAAATCGCCAAAATTGCCCAGGCTCACGGCGCGGAATCGCCGTTTGTGCGCCCGTCCGAACTGTCGGATGACTACACCGGTACTATCCCTGTGATTGCACACGCTGTTGCCTGGCAAAACGCTAATGGACAAGCGGTTACTCAAGCTTGCTGTATTTACGCCACAGCACCCTTTGTGCAAGCGCAAGATCTGCAGCGCGGTCTGAACGTGTTGAAAACCAGCGGTGCGCAATATGCCTTTTCTGTGACGAGCTATACCTTTCCTATCCAGCGAGCCATTCGCATCACTTCCGAACAGCGTGTGGCCATGTTTCAGCCAGAACACTTTACCACTCGCTCGCAAGACTTGGAAGAGGCTTGGCACGATGCTGGCCAGTTTTATTGGGGGGAGGCTAGTGCTTGGCTGGCTTGCAAGTCTCTGTTCAGTGAAGATGCCGCACCCGTCTATCTTCCGCGTCATCGCGTTCAGGACATCGATACACCAGAAGACTGGCAACGTGCAGAATGGCTTTTTATGGCCATGCAACACCAACAAGGTCTAGCCTGA
- a CDS encoding ATP-binding cassette domain-containing protein translates to MNELLKVINLIKKNNKSGLLTLTIVLTTSVGLFEIFSLGVIYYLIKILLDDQNKLKFIEEIEQYLEINILQDSISGLLVALIVLLTITKAVASLLATYFQQTLVFNTAVNVSSELFLKYTSQSYSYFDKKGSSYFLRNLTSEINQLIDNGLLPTVTLLTESILAGLLVIALITINPSGALIFSSVIFLYWSLNNKITGNLLTKWGRIRQILEKERIEGIQATFEAIKETILYSLQERQKNEFRNRTQITFDLLKKHVYLQQIPKNLLELIAFLTIIYLATSTQNKEGGDIVAFVTIFTGILIKLIPSMHRITNSFNSLKYSKDAIKTITDGLELDVRKSYFDKKKESALSNEIEIKMVGVSLLLGEKKIIENFSQEFKTGEVIAIIGKSGAGKSTLLDLIIGLRSPNLGSVRYHKNGVEVSCNEICVGYAPQSSYIFSESIEYNITLRRGCVDKDLLDRSINMTGLHNVIESQPNGIDQIIGVSGVSLSGGQRQRIALARALYRCPELLILDEPTSALDPTSAVEIMNNLLLIKSTTCLLIVTHSDEVANMADRKIELKELK, encoded by the coding sequence ATGAATGAGCTCCTTAAAGTAATTAATTTAATAAAAAAAAATAATAAATCAGGGCTGCTGACTTTGACAATAGTTCTAACTACGTCAGTAGGCCTCTTTGAAATCTTTTCTCTAGGAGTAATTTATTATTTAATCAAAATACTCCTAGATGATCAAAATAAATTAAAATTTATAGAGGAAATTGAACAATATTTAGAAATTAATATATTGCAAGATAGTATTTCTGGATTATTAGTAGCTTTAATTGTTTTATTAACAATAACCAAGGCGGTGGCATCATTACTGGCCACATATTTCCAGCAGACGCTCGTATTTAATACTGCCGTTAATGTGTCCAGTGAGCTCTTTTTGAAGTACACATCCCAGTCGTATAGTTATTTTGATAAAAAAGGATCCTCCTATTTTCTAAGAAATTTAACAAGTGAAATTAATCAGTTGATCGACAATGGACTCCTGCCCACAGTAACATTATTAACCGAAAGTATTTTAGCGGGATTGCTTGTAATCGCTCTCATAACTATAAATCCGAGTGGCGCTTTAATTTTTTCTTCTGTAATATTTTTATATTGGAGTTTAAATAATAAAATAACTGGAAATTTGTTGACAAAATGGGGTCGAATACGTCAAATCCTAGAAAAAGAAAGAATCGAAGGAATTCAGGCTACATTTGAAGCGATCAAGGAAACAATTTTATATTCTCTACAAGAGCGTCAAAAGAATGAATTTAGAAATCGAACACAAATCACATTTGACCTCCTGAAAAAACATGTTTATTTGCAGCAAATACCAAAAAACTTGCTAGAACTAATAGCTTTTTTGACAATAATTTATCTGGCAACATCGACGCAAAATAAAGAGGGTGGTGATATTGTTGCTTTTGTAACAATATTTACGGGAATACTTATAAAACTAATTCCTTCAATGCATCGGATCACAAATTCGTTTAATTCATTGAAATATTCTAAAGATGCCATCAAGACAATTACAGACGGGCTTGAATTAGATGTAAGAAAAAGCTATTTTGACAAAAAAAAAGAATCAGCTTTATCTAATGAAATTGAAATTAAGATGGTGGGGGTAAGCCTTTTGCTTGGCGAAAAAAAAATAATTGAAAACTTTAGCCAAGAATTTAAAACTGGAGAGGTGATCGCGATAATTGGTAAAAGCGGAGCGGGAAAGTCAACACTTCTTGATTTAATCATTGGATTGAGATCTCCAAATTTGGGAAGTGTTAGATACCACAAAAACGGTGTAGAAGTTAGTTGTAATGAAATATGTGTTGGCTACGCACCGCAATCATCTTACATTTTCAGTGAAAGCATAGAATATAACATTACCTTAAGAAGAGGTTGTGTCGACAAGGACCTTTTAGACAGATCAATTAATATGACTGGTCTACATAATGTAATTGAATCTCAACCAAATGGAATTGATCAAATAATCGGAGTGAGCGGCGTTAGTTTATCAGGAGGGCAGAGACAAAGAATAGCATTAGCAAGAGCTTTATATCGTTGCCCGGAATTATTGATATTAGATGAGCCGACAAGTGCACTAGACCCAACTTCAGCCGTCGAAATTATGAATAACCTACTACTAATAAAGAGTACGACATGTTTGCTAATAGTTACACACAGCGATGAAGTTGCAAATATGGCAGATCGAAAAATTGAATTAAAGGAGTTGAAATGA
- the pseI gene encoding pseudaminic acid synthase, with product MRNEINIAGRKIGPAYAPYVIAEMSANHNGNIETAFRIIEEAKRAGADAIKMQTYTADTLTLNCDLPDFQINDGLWAGRTLYELYEWAHTPWDWHKPLFEHARKLGITIFSSPFDNKAIDLLEDLNTPAYKIASFEAVDLPLIKYAASTRKPIIISTGMADAEEIAEAIQAAREGGCKELAVLHCVSGYPAPAEDYNLRTIPDMIERFGLVTGLSDHTLDNTTAIASVALGTSLVEKHFTLDRCGGGADDSFSLEPVELANLVTSLKTAWKALGNIDYGRKSSEQGSAKFRRSLYFVKSLEAGEPIPKDAIRSIRPGFGIAPKHMERIVGAILKSSVDIGTPVSWEILEINHS from the coding sequence ATGAGAAATGAAATCAATATCGCAGGCCGAAAAATTGGACCTGCTTACGCCCCTTATGTGATTGCCGAAATGTCGGCTAACCATAACGGCAACATTGAGACAGCGTTTCGCATTATTGAAGAGGCCAAAAGGGCAGGTGCGGATGCCATTAAGATGCAAACCTACACGGCTGACACGCTCACGCTAAACTGTGATTTGCCTGACTTTCAGATCAATGACGGGCTTTGGGCGGGACGTACTCTATATGAGTTGTACGAGTGGGCACACACTCCCTGGGATTGGCACAAGCCTTTGTTTGAACATGCTCGTAAGCTCGGTATAACCATCTTCAGCTCGCCCTTTGATAACAAGGCCATTGACCTGTTAGAAGACCTTAACACCCCTGCATACAAGATTGCGTCTTTTGAGGCGGTAGATCTACCACTTATTAAATATGCGGCTAGTACACGTAAACCAATAATTATTTCCACAGGCATGGCCGATGCGGAAGAAATTGCCGAAGCCATTCAAGCCGCCCGCGAAGGTGGTTGCAAAGAGCTTGCGGTGTTGCATTGCGTAAGCGGCTACCCTGCACCCGCAGAGGATTACAACCTTCGAACTATCCCCGACATGATCGAGCGTTTTGGTTTGGTTACGGGCTTGTCTGATCATACGTTAGACAACACGACTGCGATTGCCAGCGTGGCACTAGGAACCAGTTTGGTAGAAAAGCACTTCACACTTGATCGTTGCGGTGGGGGGGCAGATGACAGCTTTAGCTTGGAGCCTGTCGAATTGGCTAACCTTGTTACCAGTCTAAAAACTGCATGGAAAGCTTTAGGCAATATAGATTATGGACGCAAATCCAGCGAGCAAGGAAGTGCCAAGTTTAGACGGTCGCTTTATTTTGTTAAATCGCTTGAGGCTGGCGAACCTATACCTAAAGATGCGATTCGAAGTATCAGACCTGGATTTGGTATTGCACCCAAGCATATGGAAAGAATAGTTGGAGCTATTCTAAAGTCAAGTGTAGATATTGGAACTCCTGTTTCATGGGAAATTTTAGAAATAAATCACTCTTGA